One Panicum virgatum strain AP13 chromosome 9K, P.virgatum_v5, whole genome shotgun sequence genomic region harbors:
- the LOC120649674 gene encoding uncharacterized protein LOC120649674 — translation MPMEQVFRHCDKDTLKMAMLKHQQTFRQQVHELHRLYRIQKLLVRDLKRELKSQRNLSTSPNGGSTEHSRGALGMCAYEHRYAARGPGGYVAVATPTPRTALSFDVVTPAVEYMRSAEEDEDEAEEETDDDAELELTLAVGGGGAKKRYGEYPSGGESLSSSSTESDVLTVSGREWRQARGTPYHHKRRPGAGLDVVQAVEDGVGMQAPPPPLLHWLSLKMA, via the exons ATGCCCATGGAGCAAGTATTCAGGCACTGCGACAAAGATACGCTGAAGATGGCCATGCTGAAGCACCAACAGACTTTCAGACAGCAA GTTCACGAACTCCATCGCTTATACAGGATTCAGAAGCTTCTGGTGCGAGACCTCAAGAGGGAGCTCAAGAGCCAGAGGAACCTGTCGACCTCCCCGAACGGCGGCTCCACCGAGCACAGCAGAGGCGCGCTCGGCATGTGCGCCTACGAGCACCGCTACGCCGCTCGCGGCCCCGGCGGCTACGTGGCAGTGGCGACACCAACGCCCCGCACGGCGCTCAGCTTCGACGTCGTGACGCCGGCCGTCGAGTACATGCGGagcgcggaggaggacgaggacgaagCGGAGGAGGAGACCGACGACGACGCGGAGCTGGAGCTCACGctggccgtgggcggcggcggggccaagAAGAGATACGGCGAGTACCCGTCCGGCGGGGAGAGCctctcgtcgtcgtcgacggaGTCCGACGTGCTCACCGTCTCCGGCCGCGAGTGGCGCCAGGCGCGCGGCACGCCGTACCACCACAAGAGGAGGCCGGGCGCTGGGCTGGacgtggtgcaggcggtggaggaCGGCGTCGGGatgcaggcgccgccgccgccgctgctccactGGCTCAGCCTCAAGATGGCATGA